The following coding sequences are from one Candidatus Schekmanbacteria bacterium window:
- the hflX gene encoding GTPase HflX, giving the protein MKASAIHQLERIYRRKISPQSIISPELARLLSQLSYEIGRQIGILINRRGDIEYVVVGDSKSIMLPKLGRTREGKKRFRGLRLVHTHLKKEPINNDDLTDLALLRLDLVATIEVGKDGLPEILRGVHLLPAAKNGSNWNFLEPAHPANIDINFRDLITSLEEEFSRNSSAVETKERKEKAILISVTTERISEAEYSMAELTELAISCGVEVVDRIIQKVHSYNPAYLLGKGRLSELVVKCMQLEADLLIFDRNLSPAQANAIADYIDIKVIDRTQLILDIFAQHAHSMEGKLQVELAQLKYTLPRLVGKGTEMSRLMGGIGGRGPGETKLEIDRRKVRKRIQFLESKIKKLSQGRSVRRAKRNKSNIPIISIIGYTNAGKSTLLNNLTASNLTAESKMFATLDPASRRLRFPKEREVIITDTVGFIKDLPKDLLNAFRTTLEELEDADLLLHIVDISSPSFERQIKSVNEILKELNLNNKPTLLVFNKIDLLDEEVVKNILSSYKDAIAICAKKRETFGKLIEKIEEFFWIDDKDKFKNSNALILS; this is encoded by the coding sequence TTGAAAGCGTCTGCAATCCATCAATTAGAAAGGATTTATAGGAGAAAAATATCTCCCCAATCTATAATTTCTCCTGAATTAGCGCGTCTTCTATCTCAATTATCCTATGAAATAGGAAGACAAATTGGGATTCTAATCAATAGGCGTGGTGATATTGAATATGTAGTTGTTGGCGATTCAAAGAGCATAATGCTCCCAAAACTTGGGAGAACAAGAGAAGGAAAAAAAAGATTTCGAGGTCTTCGCTTAGTTCATACACACCTGAAGAAAGAACCGATAAATAATGACGACTTGACAGACCTTGCCCTTTTACGGCTTGATTTAGTTGCAACTATAGAAGTTGGAAAAGATGGCTTGCCTGAAATTTTGCGTGGAGTTCACCTTTTGCCTGCCGCTAAAAATGGATCTAATTGGAATTTTTTGGAACCTGCCCATCCTGCGAATATAGATATAAATTTTAGAGATCTTATTACATCCCTTGAAGAAGAATTTTCAAGAAATAGTTCCGCAGTTGAAACAAAGGAAAGAAAAGAAAAAGCGATATTGATCTCCGTAACAACTGAAAGAATATCCGAAGCAGAATATTCAATGGCAGAACTAACAGAATTAGCCATATCTTGCGGAGTCGAAGTCGTCGATCGAATAATTCAAAAAGTCCACTCATATAATCCGGCTTATCTGCTTGGGAAAGGCAGACTTTCCGAACTTGTAGTCAAATGTATGCAATTAGAAGCCGACCTTCTTATATTCGACAGGAATCTTAGCCCAGCTCAAGCAAATGCTATAGCGGATTATATCGACATAAAAGTAATTGATAGAACCCAGCTAATACTTGATATTTTTGCCCAACATGCCCACAGTATGGAAGGAAAACTTCAGGTCGAGCTTGCTCAATTGAAATATACTCTTCCTCGCCTTGTTGGGAAAGGAACTGAAATGTCAAGATTGATGGGCGGAATCGGTGGAAGAGGACCGGGAGAAACAAAACTCGAAATCGACAGACGAAAGGTAAGAAAGAGAATCCAATTTCTTGAATCAAAAATAAAAAAACTCAGTCAAGGAAGATCCGTCAGAAGAGCGAAAAGGAATAAAAGCAACATACCTATCATCTCAATCATTGGATACACCAACGCAGGAAAGTCGACACTTCTAAACAATCTAACTGCAAGTAATCTGACTGCAGAATCCAAAATGTTTGCAACTCTTGACCCTGCATCAAGACGATTGAGATTTCCTAAAGAACGGGAGGTAATAATAACAGATACTGTGGGATTTATCAAAGACCTCCCCAAGGATCTTCTAAATGCTTTTCGTACAACCCTCGAAGAATTGGAAGATGCTGATTTATTGCTTCATATAGTCGATATCTCAAGCCCTTCATTTGAAAGACAAATAAAATCGGTAAATGAAATCTTAAAAGAATTGAATCTCAATAACAAGCCTACCCTCCTTGTTTTTAATAAGATAGATCTTCTCGATGAGGAAGTCGTGAAAAATATTCTTTCTTCCTATAAAGATGCAATTGCAATATGTGCAAAGAAGAGAGAGACTTTTGGCAAATTGATCGAAAAAATTGAAGAATTTTTCTGGATTGACGACAAAGATAAATTTAAAAATTCTAATGCGTTGATTCTATCTTAA
- a CDS encoding rhodanese-like domain-containing protein has protein sequence MGKYHSLLRLGVRLFFILVLIVQVGCKEEAPYHNITPLQLKSMLDEDETLMLIDVRTRPEYEEGHIVGVKKLIPLDKLESRIGELEEFKNKKIVLYCRSGSRSSRAAKILLSHGFKKIYNLQGGIIAYKESGFKIESTH, from the coding sequence ATGGGAAAATATCATTCGCTTTTGAGATTAGGTGTTAGACTATTCTTCATTTTGGTTCTTATCGTGCAGGTCGGATGCAAAGAAGAAGCACCCTATCATAATATCACTCCTTTACAGCTCAAATCTATGCTCGATGAAGATGAGACGCTAATGTTAATCGATGTCAGGACCCGTCCTGAATATGAAGAAGGCCATATAGTTGGAGTTAAGAAACTCATTCCTCTCGACAAGCTTGAAAGTAGGATTGGAGAACTTGAAGAATTTAAAAATAAAAAAATTGTTCTCTATTGCAGAAGTGGGAGCAGAAGCAGTAGGGCGGCAAAGATACTTTTAAGCCACGGATTTAAAAAGATTTACAATCTTCAGGGCGGAATAATTGCATATAAAGAATCTGGTTTTAAGATAGAATCAACGCATTAG
- a CDS encoding LysM peptidoglycan-binding domain-containing protein, with product MKQKLCILLCVISLGGGCAWEKISGVTYQPEEQINPPKKENTTEKKTASIEEKKEIAKTESSIDVPENSIEYDNEPLKEEKESLPKELESLFITAEQFYSKGLDYAEQGKWDLAEEEFENALELLHNSPVREKYPEEVNNFYNELSLDILDKLEQNEDSDIRTREEILLAKIKAKPEEERTIKEKVLLDLRELKFDIPIEVNDKVIRYIEYYTVENKEKFETWLGRSGAYMPILRKIFKEEGLPLDLTYLPIIESAFKTSAYSRARAAGLWQFIPGTARKYGLHITWWVDERRDFEKATRSAAKYLKFLKEELGSWYLALAGYNAGEGRVKRAITYQRTKNFWKLRLPRETMNYIPAFLASVIVAKNPSHYGLNVDYEKPISFEKVTIDRSVDLDTIAKCANTTKEEIKKLNPEIRYWATPPLKEYTIRIPKGRALAFKKAFAKAKDSYSLAWNKYKVRPGDSLYLISRNFGVPIGVIAEANNIRNPRLIRVGQTILVPNKWNRGF from the coding sequence ATGAAACAGAAATTGTGTATTCTTCTTTGTGTAATTTCTCTTGGTGGCGGTTGCGCTTGGGAAAAAATTTCAGGAGTTACCTATCAACCTGAAGAACAAATCAATCCCCCCAAAAAAGAAAATACAACTGAAAAAAAGACAGCATCCATCGAGGAAAAAAAAGAAATAGCAAAAACAGAATCGTCTATCGATGTCCCAGAAAATAGTATTGAATATGATAACGAGCCATTGAAAGAAGAAAAAGAAAGCCTTCCCAAAGAATTAGAAAGTCTTTTTATAACTGCAGAACAATTTTACAGCAAAGGTCTTGACTATGCAGAGCAAGGCAAATGGGATTTGGCTGAAGAAGAATTCGAAAATGCATTGGAATTGCTTCATAACTCACCTGTAAGGGAAAAATATCCTGAAGAAGTCAATAATTTTTATAATGAACTTTCTCTCGATATTCTTGATAAGCTTGAACAGAATGAAGACTCTGATATTAGAACGAGAGAAGAAATATTGCTCGCAAAAATCAAGGCAAAGCCTGAAGAGGAACGAACGATAAAAGAGAAAGTCCTTTTAGATCTCAGAGAACTAAAATTCGATATTCCCATTGAAGTAAATGATAAGGTCATTAGATATATAGAATACTATACAGTAGAAAATAAGGAAAAATTTGAAACATGGCTTGGCCGTTCAGGGGCTTATATGCCAATTTTGAGGAAAATTTTTAAAGAAGAAGGCTTACCTCTTGACCTTACCTATCTTCCAATAATCGAAAGTGCTTTCAAAACAAGCGCTTATTCGAGAGCAAGGGCTGCGGGCTTGTGGCAGTTTATCCCGGGTACGGCACGCAAATATGGACTTCATATTACTTGGTGGGTTGATGAAAGAAGAGACTTTGAAAAAGCAACAAGAAGCGCCGCTAAATATTTAAAATTTCTAAAAGAAGAACTTGGTTCATGGTATCTTGCTCTTGCAGGATATAATGCCGGCGAAGGAAGAGTCAAAAGAGCAATTACCTATCAAAGAACGAAAAATTTTTGGAAGCTTCGACTTCCAAGGGAAACAATGAATTATATTCCTGCTTTTTTAGCATCGGTAATAGTTGCAAAAAATCCATCTCATTATGGTTTGAATGTTGATTATGAAAAACCCATCTCTTTTGAGAAAGTAACAATCGACCGTTCAGTCGATTTGGATACCATTGCTAAATGCGCAAATACAACCAAAGAGGAAATAAAAAAACTAAATCCGGAAATCCGATATTGGGCAACCCCACCTCTAAAAGAATACACAATAAGAATTCCAAAAGGAAGGGCTTTAGCATTCAAAAAAGCTTTCGCAAAAGCCAAAGATTCATATAGTCTTGCATGGAATAAATATAAGGTTCGTCCCGGTGATTCG
- the sppA gene encoding signal peptide peptidase SppA, translated as MFKKVKIPFYFQIIFIFLLIVQISSCTCISVNIPIFPEEKPLREYKISGEGKYKILLVDISGIILSGEAESFTSLIKKKNMAKYIREVLDKAKKDKKVKAVVLKINSPGGTVTASDLVYREILKFKKETGIPVYAAMLDLATSGALYLAMACDKVYASPTTITGSIGVIFQNIDLTGLLDKIGIKDRTVKSGDKKDMGSPLRKMTDEEIAIMKEITLEMYNKFINVIADSRKKMSREDILKLADGRILSSKKALENGLIDGIEYLDDVLEEAKKNAGLKEAKVVTYNRPGAYEPNIYSMPSGGYGSKDILKLLKEEILHLSTSSGFMYIWKYGADIH; from the coding sequence GTGTTCAAAAAGGTTAAAATACCTTTTTATTTTCAGATTATCTTTATATTTTTACTTATTGTCCAGATATCCTCCTGCACTTGCATATCAGTTAATATACCTATTTTCCCTGAAGAAAAACCTCTGAGAGAATACAAAATCAGCGGTGAGGGGAAATATAAAATTCTTCTCGTAGATATTTCAGGAATAATTTTATCCGGAGAAGCCGAGTCTTTTACAAGTCTTATTAAAAAGAAGAATATGGCAAAGTATATAAGAGAAGTTTTAGATAAAGCCAAAAAAGACAAAAAAGTCAAAGCTGTCGTATTAAAGATAAATAGTCCGGGTGGGACGGTAACTGCTTCTGACTTGGTTTATAGAGAGATTCTTAAATTTAAAAAAGAAACAGGTATACCAGTATATGCTGCAATGCTTGACTTGGCAACTTCTGGTGCCCTTTATTTGGCAATGGCATGTGATAAAGTTTATGCATCCCCTACAACTATAACCGGCAGTATTGGTGTAATTTTTCAGAATATAGACTTGACAGGATTGCTTGACAAGATTGGTATAAAAGATAGGACAGTTAAATCTGGAGATAAGAAGGATATGGGTTCTCCTTTGAGAAAGATGACTGATGAAGAGATTGCCATTATGAAGGAGATTACATTGGAAATGTACAACAAGTTCATAAATGTGATTGCTGATTCAAGAAAGAAGATGAGCCGAGAGGATATTCTAAAACTTGCCGATGGAAGAATCCTTTCTTCAAAAAAAGCATTGGAGAATGGATTGATTGATGGGATCGAGTATTTAGATGATGTCTTAGAAGAGGCAAAAAAGAATGCAGGGTTAAAGGAGGCAAAGGTTGTAACTTACAATCGCCCCGGTGCGTATGAGCCGAATATTTATTCAATGCCGTCAGGCGGATATGGCAGTAAAGATATACTGAAACTATTGAAAGAAGAAATTTTACACCTATCCACCTCATCAGGATTTATGTATATCTGGAAATACGGTGCTGATATCCACTAA
- a CDS encoding tetratricopeptide repeat protein, producing MRKIPLYFLFYFLLSGFLVISVASEKNVLEKAILKLDEKILNEEAKKASNNGNLALAGKLYFKLAEYYELKSSGKKSREWKKSEEYLDKSIELLRKASKNNNLVEVHFDLVRALIYRIRHYGGLFDLYQIITKGKEATKEIEKIKKSNPKSYLVELALGIQTLYKPENMEGGILNAIPHFEKAKEAAPDNAEVLYWFGRAYSLEGAKGEDKEKAVTYLKKAIEMNPEDVRYSMELEKISSIK from the coding sequence ATGAGAAAAATTCCTTTATATTTTCTATTCTATTTTTTGTTGTCAGGATTTTTGGTTATATCTGTTGCAAGCGAAAAGAATGTCCTTGAAAAGGCAATTTTGAAGCTTGATGAAAAGATTTTGAATGAGGAAGCAAAGAAAGCAAGCAATAATGGAAACTTAGCTCTTGCAGGCAAACTCTATTTTAAATTGGCAGAATATTATGAATTGAAATCGTCAGGGAAAAAATCCCGTGAATGGAAAAAATCTGAGGAATATTTGGATAAATCGATTGAATTGCTGAGAAAGGCTTCAAAAAACAATAACTTAGTAGAAGTCCATTTCGACTTGGTGCGTGCACTAATATATAGGATAAGACATTATGGAGGGCTTTTTGATTTATATCAGATTATTACAAAAGGTAAGGAAGCTACAAAGGAAATAGAGAAAATAAAAAAATCGAATCCAAAAAGTTATCTTGTAGAGTTGGCTTTAGGTATTCAGACGCTTTATAAACCGGAAAATATGGAAGGTGGAATATTGAATGCTATTCCTCATTTTGAAAAAGCAAAAGAGGCGGCACCCGATAATGCAGAAGTGCTTTATTGGTTTGGAAGAGCGTATTCTCTTGAAGGAGCAAAAGGAGAAGATAAAGAAAAAGCTGTTACTTATCTGAAAAAAGCAATTGAGATGAATCCTGAAGATGTAAGATATTCAATGGAATTGGAAAAAATTTCATCAATAAAATGA
- a CDS encoding radical SAM protein yields the protein MDTFKKLYIETTSRCNINCEMCVKRFSDNYEEGDMELDTFQKLIPSMKHLDYINLNGIGEPLLNKNIFKYISLSKENIKPSGEVGFTTNGILLNEENAEKIISAGLDKIVISLDSTNPEILENMRKGASFETIEKNLDAFNQIKKKKGTSKPLTGFEIVITRDNFREIPKLIKFASEKDVRFIIVSHVLPYSYELNKKKVFEPLSKNSFELYERTKKRLASEGIDIKDYANLNFLLLKHQKDAKSEKFWSIIEEALEEAKTNELFLNIPRLIEIDGDKILSEVIEIFEKSQKLSEELNIDITLPPVIPDFSRKCSFIEDDTCFVSWDGYVSTCLRVLHNNKYYLNECQRETHRLYFGNIKEKPVEEIWNNSKYKSLRDKVKRFDFPNCLDCSGYDSCGYFKDNFDYDCYGNEEPCADCLWSKNILHCL from the coding sequence ATGGATACTTTTAAAAAGCTTTATATAGAGACAACTTCCAGATGCAATATCAACTGTGAAATGTGCGTCAAAAGGTTTTCTGACAACTATGAAGAAGGTGATATGGAGTTAGATACTTTTCAGAAGCTTATTCCATCGATGAAGCACCTTGATTATATAAACTTGAATGGAATTGGCGAGCCTCTTTTAAATAAAAATATTTTTAAATACATTTCGCTTTCAAAAGAAAATATAAAACCGTCAGGTGAAGTGGGTTTTACAACAAATGGAATTCTTCTAAATGAAGAAAATGCAGAAAAAATTATAAGTGCAGGCCTTGATAAAATCGTTATATCCCTCGATAGCACAAATCCTGAAATTTTAGAAAATATGAGAAAAGGCGCTTCCTTTGAAACAATAGAGAAAAATCTCGATGCTTTCAATCAAATAAAGAAAAAAAAAGGAACAAGCAAGCCCTTGACAGGATTTGAAATTGTTATAACGAGAGACAACTTCAGAGAGATACCGAAGTTAATCAAATTCGCCTCAGAAAAAGATGTAAGATTTATCATAGTTTCACATGTATTGCCTTACTCTTATGAATTGAATAAGAAAAAAGTATTTGAACCTCTTTCTAAAAATTCTTTTGAATTATATGAAAGAACAAAAAAAAGATTAGCCAGCGAAGGCATTGACATCAAAGATTATGCCAATCTGAATTTTTTACTCTTGAAGCATCAGAAAGATGCCAAATCTGAAAAATTCTGGTCTATTATCGAAGAAGCTTTGGAAGAAGCCAAAACCAACGAGCTTTTTCTCAACATTCCAAGACTTATTGAAATTGACGGAGATAAAATTCTTTCCGAAGTAATAGAAATCTTTGAAAAATCGCAAAAATTGTCAGAAGAATTAAACATTGACATCACTTTGCCTCCTGTCATCCCTGATTTTTCACGAAAATGCTCATTTATTGAAGATGATACCTGTTTTGTAAGTTGGGATGGTTATGTATCTACCTGCCTTAGAGTTTTGCACAACAATAAATACTACCTGAATGAATGCCAAAGAGAAACTCACCGTCTGTATTTTGGAAATATAAAAGAAAAGCCCGTAGAAGAAATTTGGAATAATAGCAAATACAAATCATTGCGTGATAAAGTAAAAAGATTTGATTTCCCAAACTGCCTCGATTGCTCAGGATATGATTCCTGTGGTTATTTTAAAGACAACTTCGACTATGATTGCTATGGTAATGAAGAACCCTGCGCTGACTGCCTATGGAGTAAAAATATTCTTCACTGCCTCTAA
- a CDS encoding NADPH-dependent oxidoreductase produces MKVLGICASLREASNTNKLVEIVAQASGKEYELIYLKDKKISACTGCYNCMMNEGECAIKDDMQEIYPKMLECSAMIFGAPTYYMDVSGIAKCFIDRTMALYYRGIGPDAELEVLGKRPLAGKPAIAVTTVAGDGHKRAMETLRIYFEINKMNIIGELAEIVGMGDVNEMPEVIKRAEEMGKKLGNAL; encoded by the coding sequence ATGAAAGTTTTAGGTATTTGTGCAAGCTTAAGAGAAGCAAGCAACACAAACAAGCTCGTAGAAATAGTTGCACAAGCTTCAGGTAAGGAATATGAGCTAATTTATCTGAAAGATAAAAAAATCTCTGCATGTACAGGATGCTACAATTGTATGATGAATGAAGGCGAATGCGCAATAAAAGATGATATGCAGGAAATTTATCCGAAAATGCTTGAATGCAGTGCTATGATTTTCGGGGCACCAACTTATTATATGGATGTTTCTGGAATAGCAAAATGTTTTATAGACAGGACAATGGCTCTTTATTACAGAGGAATAGGACCTGATGCGGAATTGGAAGTGCTGGGGAAAAGGCCTTTAGCAGGCAAACCTGCCATAGCTGTTACAACAGTTGCTGGAGATGGACATAAACGGGCAATGGAAACATTGAGAATATATTTTGAAATAAACAAGATGAACATTATCGGTGAACTTGCTGAAATAGTTGGTATGGGTGATGTAAACGAAATGCCTGAAGTTATAAAGCGAGCAGAAGAAATGGGGAAAAAACTTGGTAATGCATTATAG